A window from Opitutia bacterium ISCC 52 encodes these proteins:
- a CDS encoding PSD1 and planctomycete cytochrome C domain-containing protein: MKLTLNHIFRACMLALGASLAFPAWGADDYTDGEKLFALKVKPLLKQKCFGCHNDEDLEGDLILTNLEDSLLGGESSDEVLVPGDAAKSLMYISTTWSDPDYEMPPKEADKLTEEQTWMIRDWINAGAPWPSEEDEAIIQEKYAEGIIVQTSGGLDDDWTNRRYEKENLWAYQPIADPKPPARSKRAHPVDAFIDDKLYEIGLSPAKLADRRTLIRRATFDLIGLPPTTEEVNGFLRDRSSDDKAFAKVVDRLLADPRYGEQWGRHWLDVVRYADSAGFSNDYERPSAWRYRDYVIRSFNQDKPFNQFVIEQVAGDEWDPENPEAILATGFLRMGPWEHTGMSVARITRQQFLDDVTDSVGQVFMSHPLQCARCHDHKFDPIPTKDYYRMQAVFATTHFADRKVPFQDNETLAGWEEKVVMEKRNAYFEEMRGRLNKKSLEALKAWCEENGYEFGTRKQLLDRGVPVDDLPRNIGLTLEEIGIRKVGSKNVQRTTFEMKKFEPYALSVYSGLAPENPQRSGSMLAMPSDPMGKGERDETHILAGGDPFGYAEEVSPGVFSALPDSNDTLESTRYNSIPESVQGRRLAFAEWLANPKNTLVSRSMMNRVWHYHFSQGIVDTPNNFGAMGGKPSHPELLDFLASRFIESGWSIKEMHRLIMNSKAYRRSTEYKHRDRLAEKDPNGKSYAVFLPRRLSAEELRDSMLYVSGELSTTMGGLPALPEINRDVATQPRQVMGSYAASYEPARTPEERNRRSVYAKKIRGLRNPFMEVFNQPSPDESCEARQASTVTPQVFSLFNGEDTLYRSIGTAIDLLEKNKSRKRVVEDLFMRAYGRKPDRTDMRLSLEHWETMEESDANTEFPPGTFEREVHRSAVEEMSGEEFSFTEVLFGFDDYVPDPGMADVDIETRALAELCLVVFNSNEFVYVY; the protein is encoded by the coding sequence GTGAAACTTACCCTAAATCACATTTTCCGAGCCTGTATGTTGGCTCTTGGAGCCAGTTTGGCTTTTCCAGCTTGGGGAGCCGATGACTACACCGATGGCGAGAAGCTATTTGCCCTGAAGGTGAAACCGCTACTGAAGCAGAAATGTTTTGGCTGTCATAATGATGAGGACCTTGAGGGGGACCTGATTCTGACCAATCTTGAAGACTCGCTCTTGGGAGGTGAGTCCTCGGATGAGGTGCTTGTCCCGGGGGATGCGGCAAAGAGCCTGATGTACATCTCCACCACCTGGTCGGATCCGGATTACGAGATGCCGCCCAAAGAGGCAGACAAGTTGACCGAGGAACAGACCTGGATGATCCGGGACTGGATCAATGCCGGAGCGCCCTGGCCGTCCGAGGAGGATGAAGCCATTATCCAGGAGAAATACGCTGAGGGTATCATCGTACAAACCAGCGGAGGACTTGATGACGATTGGACCAACCGGCGCTACGAAAAAGAAAACCTTTGGGCCTACCAGCCAATTGCGGACCCCAAACCACCGGCCCGTTCCAAGCGTGCGCATCCGGTCGACGCATTTATCGATGATAAGTTGTATGAGATCGGGCTGAGCCCGGCGAAGCTGGCGGACCGGCGCACCCTTATTCGGCGAGCCACCTTTGACCTGATTGGACTGCCACCGACAACGGAGGAAGTGAATGGCTTTTTGCGTGATCGTAGTTCTGATGATAAGGCATTTGCTAAAGTGGTAGATCGACTGCTCGCGGATCCTCGTTATGGCGAACAGTGGGGACGTCATTGGCTCGATGTCGTTCGATATGCCGATTCGGCTGGATTCTCCAATGACTATGAACGGCCATCTGCCTGGCGTTACCGTGACTATGTGATTCGCTCTTTCAATCAGGACAAACCGTTCAATCAATTTGTCATCGAGCAGGTGGCAGGTGATGAATGGGATCCTGAAAACCCGGAAGCGATTCTGGCGACTGGGTTCCTACGGATGGGTCCCTGGGAGCACACCGGCATGTCGGTCGCACGCATCACCCGTCAACAATTTCTCGATGATGTGACCGACAGTGTGGGCCAGGTCTTCATGTCTCACCCACTCCAATGCGCTCGTTGTCACGACCACAAATTCGATCCGATTCCGACTAAAGATTACTACCGTATGCAGGCGGTGTTCGCCACTACCCACTTTGCTGACCGCAAGGTGCCATTTCAGGACAACGAGACCTTGGCCGGTTGGGAAGAGAAAGTGGTCATGGAGAAGCGGAATGCCTATTTCGAAGAGATGCGCGGTCGGCTCAACAAGAAGTCACTGGAAGCCTTGAAAGCCTGGTGCGAGGAAAACGGGTACGAGTTTGGAACACGCAAACAATTGTTGGATCGGGGAGTTCCAGTGGACGACCTGCCACGCAATATTGGTCTGACTCTTGAAGAAATAGGGATCAGAAAAGTGGGCAGCAAGAATGTTCAGCGCACCACCTTCGAAATGAAGAAGTTCGAGCCCTACGCGTTGTCGGTGTATAGTGGGCTTGCTCCGGAAAATCCCCAGCGTTCGGGAAGCATGCTGGCCATGCCGTCGGATCCCATGGGAAAAGGTGAACGGGACGAGACGCACATCCTGGCCGGCGGAGATCCGTTTGGTTATGCGGAGGAAGTTTCACCCGGTGTTTTCAGTGCTTTGCCGGATTCTAATGATACCTTGGAGAGCACCAGGTATAACTCGATCCCGGAATCGGTCCAGGGACGGCGCTTGGCGTTCGCCGAGTGGTTGGCGAATCCCAAGAACACTCTGGTATCGCGATCGATGATGAACCGGGTGTGGCACTATCACTTTAGTCAGGGAATTGTGGATACACCCAATAATTTTGGAGCCATGGGCGGTAAACCAAGCCATCCCGAGTTGCTCGACTTTCTGGCCAGTCGCTTTATCGAATCGGGATGGTCGATCAAGGAGATGCACCGGCTGATTATGAATTCGAAAGCCTATCGCCGGTCCACGGAGTATAAACACCGCGATCGATTGGCCGAGAAAGATCCGAACGGAAAATCTTACGCCGTCTTTCTGCCGCGTCGCTTGAGCGCAGAGGAGTTGCGGGATAGCATGCTCTATGTCTCGGGTGAATTGAGCACCACGATGGGAGGCCTTCCCGCTTTGCCGGAAATTAATCGCGATGTGGCCACTCAGCCACGACAGGTCATGGGTTCGTACGCGGCTTCCTACGAGCCGGCCCGTACACCGGAAGAGCGCAACCGCCGATCCGTGTACGCAAAAAAGATCCGTGGGTTGAGGAATCCATTCATGGAAGTATTCAATCAACCAAGTCCGGATGAGTCCTGCGAGGCGCGTCAGGCATCCACGGTGACGCCTCAGGTATTCAGTTTGTTCAACGGTGAAGACACGCTCTATCGTTCCATAGGTACAGCGATTGACCTTCTGGAAAAGAACAAGAGTCGGAAGCGGGTCGTCGAAGACCTGTTTATGCGGGCTTATGGCCGGAAGCCGGATCGTACGGATATGAGACTTAGTCTCGAGCATTGGGAAACCATGGAGGAAAGTGATGCCAATACGGAGTTTCCGCCTGGAACTTTTGAGCGCGAAGTACACCGCTCGGCGGTGGAAGAAATGAGCGGGGAGGAATTTTCATTTACCGAGGTTCTCTTTGGCTTCGACGACTACGTACCAGATCCGGGCATGGCCGATGTGGACATCGAAACGCGAGCACTGGCAGAACTCTGCCTGGTGGTGTTTAATTCGAATGAGTTTGTCTACGTGTACTGA
- a CDS encoding DUF1501 domain-containing protein has product MTKKFKQELLQNFKTAKSLNRRDFIYSMGASLGSVALAGMTAQKAAASEAASGPLAVKDSHHAPKAKNVIFLMMEGGPSHIDTFDPKPQLNNIHLHKFTRSGENKSAMESGTRYYVQSPWEARQVGQSGAWMTEKWVHLADVADDICFYRGCQAESVNHPTAMFHMNTGNRFGGDPAMGSWVTYGLGSNNQDLPGFIVLPEVSYPQGGSPNWGNGFLPAHYQGTPLRPQGSPILDLKPPPGVTPERQRKNLNLLSRFNHDHLEEHPWQDDLQARMSNYELAFRMQMQVPGILDIDEEDEKTKELYGIGTDETEVFGRKLLLARRLVEKGVRFIQVYSGGWDSHDFLERAHGSRITSIDKPMAGLIKDLKARGMLDDTLIIWCGEFGRSPDNGIRDGGTTYGRDHNSQAMNMWFAGGGVAGGTTVGATDEIGAEAVDVVHPIRDVHVTLLHLLGLDDNRLTYFSGGRFKQLSQFGGKVISELIA; this is encoded by the coding sequence ATGACTAAGAAATTTAAGCAGGAACTTCTCCAAAACTTTAAGACGGCCAAGTCACTTAATCGTCGTGATTTCATCTATAGCATGGGTGCAAGTCTGGGGAGTGTTGCGTTGGCAGGAATGACGGCTCAGAAGGCAGCTGCTAGTGAAGCTGCTTCCGGTCCTCTAGCCGTCAAGGATTCGCATCATGCTCCTAAGGCTAAGAATGTGATTTTCCTTATGATGGAGGGTGGTCCGAGTCACATCGATACCTTCGATCCCAAGCCGCAACTCAATAACATCCATTTGCATAAATTTACTCGCAGTGGCGAAAACAAATCGGCCATGGAGAGTGGTACCCGCTACTACGTGCAGAGCCCATGGGAGGCACGCCAGGTAGGCCAGTCCGGAGCCTGGATGACCGAGAAATGGGTTCACCTGGCTGATGTGGCGGATGACATCTGTTTCTACCGGGGGTGTCAGGCCGAGTCCGTGAATCATCCGACCGCGATGTTTCATATGAATACCGGCAATCGATTTGGTGGAGATCCAGCCATGGGATCTTGGGTCACCTATGGGCTCGGTTCTAACAATCAGGATCTTCCTGGTTTTATCGTCTTACCGGAAGTTTCCTATCCACAGGGCGGTTCCCCCAATTGGGGAAATGGTTTTCTGCCCGCACACTATCAAGGCACGCCCTTACGTCCGCAAGGATCGCCTATTTTAGATCTCAAGCCTCCTCCGGGAGTCACGCCCGAGCGTCAGCGCAAAAACCTGAATCTGCTCAGTCGCTTCAATCACGACCATTTGGAGGAACATCCCTGGCAGGACGATTTGCAGGCTCGTATGTCGAATTACGAATTGGCCTTCCGTATGCAAATGCAGGTGCCAGGTATCCTCGACATTGACGAGGAGGATGAAAAAACCAAGGAGCTTTATGGCATCGGCACGGACGAGACCGAAGTGTTTGGTCGTAAACTACTCCTGGCTCGTCGGCTTGTTGAAAAAGGCGTACGCTTCATTCAGGTATATTCCGGCGGATGGGACTCACACGATTTCCTGGAACGTGCCCATGGCTCCCGCATTACAAGCATCGACAAACCCATGGCAGGTTTAATCAAAGACCTCAAAGCCCGTGGTATGCTGGATGACACACTCATCATCTGGTGTGGCGAGTTTGGCCGAAGTCCGGACAACGGTATTCGTGATGGAGGAACAACTTATGGCCGCGATCACAACTCACAAGCGATGAATATGTGGTTTGCTGGAGGTGGAGTCGCTGGTGGAACCACCGTGGGAGCCACTGACGAGATCGGTGCCGAAGCTGTTGATGTTGTTCACCCTATCCGCGATGTGCATGTAACCTTGCTACATCTCCTTGGCCTCGATGATAACCGCCTGACCTATTTCAGTGGCGGGCGTTTCAAGCAACTCTCCCAGTTCGGCGGGAAGGTGATCAGCGAGCTGATTGCTTAG
- a CDS encoding mandelate racemase/muconate lactonizing enzyme family protein yields the protein MVIKRCFAQKVAYYMGGKLWNPMMKFATKDIVYVFVEMDSGEIGVGEVWSAHGTPETLVHVVNNDISPLIAGESPHDIDHIRKKVYGIAPLGTMVGVMMNALSGVDIALWDLRGKLLNLPLHKLLNSYSESAYTYASGGLYGKDKGLDELAAEVKGYVEDGFTGVKMKIGGVSIAADAERVRVVREAIGPNARLMVDSLHAYDVPQAMEAADAIRDYDIYWFESPVALEDQAGHGVINSKSGIDVCANESLSGVYQFKHLLEHRGATYVHFDLSVCGGITEALKIAALAEAEGLKCTVHSALGVGLFSTSTHFACSIPNCDSVEYHFVHQWLSEQKPELLAHEGLMVTPSTEPGNGTSFITPDFIEKVAKDELAKAQ from the coding sequence ATGGTTATAAAGCGTTGTTTTGCCCAGAAGGTTGCTTACTACATGGGTGGCAAGTTGTGGAACCCGATGATGAAGTTCGCAACCAAGGACATCGTCTATGTTTTTGTGGAAATGGATTCCGGTGAAATCGGCGTCGGTGAAGTATGGTCTGCTCACGGTACTCCTGAAACACTGGTCCATGTGGTAAATAACGATATCTCACCGTTGATTGCAGGAGAAAGTCCACACGACATAGACCATATTCGAAAGAAAGTTTATGGGATAGCGCCCTTGGGAACCATGGTTGGAGTGATGATGAACGCGCTTAGTGGTGTTGATATTGCACTCTGGGATTTGCGCGGAAAGCTCTTGAATCTCCCGTTGCATAAATTGCTGAACTCGTATTCGGAATCCGCTTACACTTATGCGAGTGGAGGTCTTTATGGGAAGGATAAGGGTCTTGATGAATTGGCGGCCGAAGTAAAAGGGTACGTTGAGGATGGTTTCACGGGCGTGAAAATGAAAATTGGCGGGGTCAGTATTGCGGCAGATGCAGAACGCGTGCGAGTGGTTCGTGAGGCAATAGGTCCGAATGCGCGATTGATGGTCGATTCATTGCACGCTTACGATGTCCCTCAGGCTATGGAAGCTGCAGATGCGATCAGAGACTATGATATTTACTGGTTTGAGTCTCCGGTCGCTTTGGAAGATCAAGCCGGCCATGGAGTGATCAATTCTAAAAGTGGTATTGATGTCTGCGCAAATGAGTCACTCTCAGGAGTGTATCAGTTCAAGCATTTGCTGGAGCACCGAGGCGCCACCTATGTGCATTTTGATCTCTCGGTTTGCGGGGGAATCACAGAAGCTTTGAAGATCGCTGCTTTGGCCGAGGCCGAAGGGCTCAAATGTACGGTGCATTCGGCACTGGGGGTGGGCTTGTTTTCTACGAGTACCCATTTCGCTTGCTCGATTCCCAACTGTGACTCGGTAGAGTATCACTTCGTTCATCAATGGTTGTCAGAACAGAAGCCAGAGCTGCTGGCCCATGAGGGTCTCATGGTTACGCCTTCAACTGAACCTGGAAATGGAACCTCATTCATTACGCCGGACTTTATTGAAAAGGTGGCTAAGGATGAATTAGCAAAGGCCCAGTGA
- a CDS encoding HEAT repeat domain-containing protein gives MQLHRLKLASPFQAHDFSHFKNHIMYPKICLTTLSFLLAGTVLAQQLDLVPADRRSEPIIAPATNEGELALQIIQVPDDLDVNLWAAEPMLANPVAIDIDEKGRLFTSETNRYRTSTLDIRDYMEMLELDLASRTIEDRQALIHTVFEEEASQFELETEVIRVLEDTDGDGKADSSKIFADDFDEPLDGIASGVLARNGKVWFTNIPSLWMLEEDEATGTASKRTELARGFGIHFGYTGHDSHGMVFGPDGKLYFSIGDRGTNVTTQEGKVIELQDEGAVFRCNPDGSDFEVYATGLRNPQELAFDEYGNLFTFDNDCDNGDSERLVYIAEGSDNGWRVGYQYAPLGKAGPWMLESMWTPRHEGQPEYIIPPLANIEDGPSGVAYYPGSGLHPRYKGHFFVCQFRGSIASSGVYTYTVKPNGASFELDEKKLFLKGVLPTDVVFAPDGKFYLSDWTPGWPKSSKGRIYTVSHSDTQASDLVKETQSIISQGMGKRDTHELLRLLSHEDWRVRLEAQYELVRQEVNPEYLYQVASADTEGYHQLHATWALGQLIPNNPEAARSVLQLSNASNPEVRAQAAKLIGDHNLSAGYHQLIASLDDDSDRVKYFAGISLGKLGNPEAADALIGLLLLNNDRDVYLRHAAIMGLVGSSNKSALARASKSSYRAARLGALLTYRRLQDPAVANFLTDSDHSLVQEAARAIIGANISKAFPALAALSNQPDSLDYLLGLRVLNAHFRLGSKKDAQALAAFAANANASDELRAEAVHHLSTWEHPPARDRVIGLFRPLPSRDVQAAKDALTSVFDTLLEAPEQVQSKAIETATQLNLAPLTKNLFSKFQSSNTPTSVRITILNTLLKLNDSRLEEAAKIANASNDQNIRLATLPILAKLSPASSAPLLQKLATTGSSKEKRAAFKALGTMSHPIAIATLKENLQKLASGGIPQSAHLELLEAAEAAGNTELNKLLEERNQAIAATGDPLAPYEYALAGGNQDKGRKVFESNGVMPCIRCHVVDGPYSGEPGPSLMGIGSIFDAKYLLESIIKPSNQMAEGFEMAIVTTKSGEILAGFVTEDSDAELKLKLTDGNTKAIAKTEVASRQTAPSTMPEIFGSTLSRQNMRNLITYLTGLTETFEESDHALEGF, from the coding sequence ATTGGACCTCGTTCCTGCTGACCGGCGGTCAGAGCCCATCATTGCGCCAGCCACCAATGAAGGTGAGCTCGCCTTGCAGATTATACAGGTTCCAGACGATTTGGATGTAAACCTTTGGGCTGCAGAACCGATGCTGGCCAATCCCGTGGCCATCGACATCGATGAAAAAGGAAGGCTCTTTACTTCTGAAACAAACCGCTACCGGACCAGCACGCTGGATATCCGCGACTACATGGAAATGCTCGAGCTCGATCTGGCTAGCCGGACCATCGAGGACCGCCAAGCTCTGATCCATACCGTCTTTGAAGAGGAAGCTTCGCAGTTTGAATTAGAAACGGAAGTAATTCGAGTATTGGAAGATACCGACGGCGACGGGAAGGCAGACTCAAGTAAGATATTTGCCGACGACTTTGACGAACCGCTAGATGGTATCGCCTCGGGAGTACTTGCGAGAAACGGAAAAGTCTGGTTCACCAATATCCCAAGCCTGTGGATGCTTGAGGAAGACGAGGCAACTGGCACAGCGAGTAAACGGACGGAACTAGCACGAGGCTTCGGAATTCATTTCGGTTACACGGGGCATGACTCACACGGCATGGTGTTTGGACCCGACGGAAAACTTTACTTCTCCATAGGTGACCGTGGTACCAATGTGACTACTCAGGAAGGCAAAGTCATTGAGCTTCAGGATGAAGGGGCCGTTTTTCGCTGCAATCCCGACGGTTCAGATTTCGAAGTCTACGCAACCGGGCTGCGCAATCCACAAGAGCTAGCTTTCGACGAATACGGCAACCTGTTTACCTTTGATAACGACTGCGACAACGGAGACAGTGAGCGCCTGGTCTACATTGCCGAAGGGAGTGACAACGGATGGCGTGTGGGTTATCAATACGCACCCCTTGGGAAAGCCGGCCCATGGATGCTGGAAAGCATGTGGACCCCAAGACACGAAGGTCAGCCGGAGTACATCATCCCTCCACTCGCCAACATTGAAGATGGACCATCAGGCGTGGCTTACTACCCTGGAAGTGGGCTCCACCCACGTTACAAGGGACATTTCTTTGTCTGCCAATTCAGAGGAAGCATTGCGAGTAGTGGCGTCTACACTTACACCGTAAAACCCAATGGCGCTTCATTCGAGTTGGACGAAAAAAAGCTATTTTTAAAAGGCGTATTGCCGACCGACGTGGTCTTTGCACCAGATGGAAAATTCTATTTGTCCGACTGGACACCCGGTTGGCCAAAGTCGAGCAAAGGACGTATCTACACAGTTAGCCATTCAGATACTCAAGCATCAGACTTGGTAAAGGAAACCCAATCAATCATATCGCAGGGAATGGGGAAACGCGATACCCACGAATTACTCAGGCTACTATCTCACGAAGATTGGCGCGTAAGACTCGAAGCTCAATACGAACTGGTTCGCCAAGAAGTAAATCCCGAGTATCTCTACCAGGTGGCTAGTGCCGATACAGAAGGCTACCATCAACTGCATGCAACCTGGGCCCTCGGACAACTTATTCCAAACAACCCGGAGGCTGCTCGCTCTGTCTTACAACTTTCAAATGCATCCAACCCGGAAGTTAGAGCTCAAGCAGCAAAGCTCATCGGTGATCACAACTTGTCAGCAGGCTACCATCAATTGATTGCCTCACTCGATGACGATTCAGATCGCGTGAAGTATTTTGCAGGAATCAGCCTTGGTAAGCTAGGTAATCCCGAAGCAGCCGACGCACTGATCGGCCTGCTACTTCTGAATAACGATCGCGATGTCTATCTCCGGCATGCTGCCATAATGGGCTTGGTAGGCAGCTCAAATAAATCTGCACTCGCAAGGGCGTCTAAGAGCAGCTACCGAGCAGCACGACTCGGCGCACTTCTCACCTACCGGAGGTTACAAGATCCAGCGGTTGCTAATTTCTTAACAGATTCAGACCACTCGCTAGTTCAGGAAGCTGCCCGAGCCATCATCGGGGCAAACATCTCAAAGGCGTTCCCAGCATTGGCAGCACTGAGCAATCAACCAGACTCACTGGACTACCTTCTCGGCCTACGAGTACTCAATGCACATTTCCGGCTAGGCTCAAAGAAGGATGCGCAGGCCCTGGCAGCATTTGCAGCAAACGCAAACGCAAGCGACGAACTTCGCGCAGAAGCCGTTCACCATCTGTCCACGTGGGAGCATCCGCCAGCTCGTGATCGAGTGATTGGACTTTTCCGCCCCCTCCCCTCGCGCGATGTGCAAGCTGCCAAGGACGCTCTCACCAGCGTATTCGACACGCTCTTAGAAGCACCTGAGCAGGTTCAATCAAAAGCGATCGAAACAGCTACTCAGCTAAACCTGGCTCCTCTCACGAAGAATCTTTTTTCAAAATTCCAGAGCAGCAACACACCTACCTCTGTTCGTATAACAATTCTGAATACGCTCTTAAAGCTCAATGATTCTCGACTGGAGGAAGCTGCGAAAATCGCAAACGCTTCCAACGACCAGAACATAAGACTGGCGACACTGCCCATTCTGGCAAAGCTATCCCCGGCAAGTTCAGCTCCTCTCCTACAAAAGCTGGCGACCACGGGTAGCTCCAAAGAAAAACGGGCAGCGTTCAAGGCACTGGGCACGATGTCTCATCCAATCGCCATAGCTACCTTGAAAGAGAACCTGCAAAAGCTGGCGTCTGGAGGCATTCCACAATCCGCACACTTGGAACTCCTTGAAGCTGCAGAAGCTGCAGGCAACACGGAGCTCAACAAACTTCTTGAGGAAAGAAACCAGGCAATCGCAGCAACAGGCGATCCTCTAGCCCCATACGAGTATGCACTGGCGGGAGGCAACCAAGATAAAGGGCGTAAGGTTTTCGAGTCCAATGGAGTCATGCCCTGTATTCGCTGCCACGTTGTCGACGGACCCTACAGCGGAGAACCTGGGCCTTCCTTAATGGGAATCGGTTCCATATTTGACGCGAAGTATCTTCTGGAATCCATTATCAAACCCAGTAACCAAATGGCGGAAGGCTTTGAGATGGCCATAGTTACTACCAAAAGCGGTGAGATCCTTGCCGGGTTTGTAACAGAAGACTCAGATGCTGAATTGAAACTGAAACTCACAGACGGAAATACCAAAGCCATTGCTAAAACGGAAGTCGCTAGTCGGCAAACAGCACCTTCCACCATGCCGGAGATTTTTGGTTCAACTCTAAGCCGTCAGAACATGCGCAATTTGATTACCTACTTAACAGGGCTTACAGAGACCTTCGAAGAGTCTGATCACGCATTGGAAGGCTTCTAA